Proteins found in one bacterium genomic segment:
- a CDS encoding FG-GAP-like repeat-containing protein, giving the protein MLVVFLIFCQTTWIETTQSDFRDGWFEGNLYASIYNGGAVEFVSRWDLNGDGYLDIVVCNEQSSISYIYWGSTIGYLVRTEYPVNGAQGCEVSDVNLDGYPELFCTDPGAGSSIVRMFWGSPTGPDPSSYIDYTVPSWNESCYLNDFNKDGRIDLAIGRYSSGIGVIFYLSQTGSIIGADTFPSFNGINHLEAADFNKDSWLDLLNINGNNCAYLFWGSPQGYTPTNRTDLARPSGTPRGPAIADFDNNGYLDIVIPVWNDGDSAYVYYYDSIQFLLSAKLHPGHCLGGATTADLDNDGYLDILFLKGYGFQEFPYIYWGSATGFTDANRSPMGRSIDCSGALIADFNRDDHLDVLLCNYSVGSYDYICYGSNFAMCDSVANIRDNHSRFKEIGNTYDRTYREDYISSIYDANGIANWGTVEWDDSLPAGSAISFNIRTGDTPNPDMLWSGWIVLSNGDSIPDSLNARFAQYKAVFSYADPCFLPCLYETRISIGESAVKEHQCRQITRPQVHIVPNPAVGCVNINCYFMKEGEDIALRIYNNSGQCVASMLEKDHEKGRHTLSWSGRDDNGEKLPQGVYFVEVRQSESYLRKKIILLVP; this is encoded by the coding sequence ATGCTTGTTGTTTTTTTGATTTTTTGTCAGACCACATGGATCGAGACCACGCAGAGCGACTTTAGGGATGGTTGGTTCGAAGGCAACCTGTACGCATCTATCTACAATGGGGGAGCTGTAGAGTTCGTGTCAAGGTGGGATTTGAACGGCGATGGATATCTGGATATCGTCGTATGCAATGAGCAATCGAGCATATCATATATATACTGGGGCAGCACAATCGGGTATTTGGTGCGAACTGAATACCCGGTCAATGGCGCCCAGGGATGCGAGGTTTCTGATGTAAATTTGGACGGGTATCCCGAATTGTTTTGTACTGATCCCGGCGCGGGTTCATCAATAGTCAGAATGTTCTGGGGAAGTCCAACCGGACCTGATCCATCGAGTTACATAGATTATACCGTTCCTTCATGGAATGAGAGTTGCTATCTTAATGATTTTAACAAGGATGGCCGTATCGATTTGGCCATCGGTCGGTACAGCAGTGGTATAGGAGTGATATTCTACCTTAGCCAGACCGGATCGATAATCGGGGCAGATACGTTCCCCAGCTTTAATGGTATAAATCATCTGGAGGCCGCTGATTTCAATAAAGACAGCTGGCTTGACTTACTCAACATTAATGGAAATAACTGTGCATATCTTTTTTGGGGTAGCCCACAAGGCTATACTCCTACGAACCGCACCGATCTCGCCCGCCCTTCCGGTACGCCACGCGGTCCTGCGATCGCAGATTTTGATAACAACGGTTATCTTGATATCGTGATACCGGTATGGAACGACGGAGATTCCGCATACGTCTATTATTATGATTCAATCCAATTTTTATTATCTGCAAAACTCCACCCGGGACATTGTCTTGGCGGGGCGACAACTGCAGACCTTGATAATGACGGATACCTTGATATATTGTTTCTTAAGGGCTATGGTTTTCAGGAATTCCCGTATATTTATTGGGGATCGGCTACCGGGTTCACTGATGCGAACCGTTCGCCGATGGGCAGGTCCATTGATTGCAGCGGAGCATTGATCGCTGATTTTAATCGTGATGATCACCTGGACGTCCTGTTGTGCAACTATAGTGTTGGAAGCTATGACTACATATGTTACGGATCGAATTTCGCTATGTGCGACTCGGTTGCGAATATACGGGATAACCATAGCCGATTCAAGGAAATCGGCAATACCTATGATCGGACCTATAGAGAAGATTACATCTCTTCCATTTATGACGCTAATGGGATCGCCAACTGGGGCACTGTTGAATGGGATGACAGCTTGCCGGCCGGCAGCGCGATCTCGTTCAACATCAGGACTGGTGACACACCAAATCCCGATATGCTATGGTCTGGATGGATAGTACTCAGTAACGGCGATTCAATCCCTGATTCGCTCAATGCTCGTTTTGCCCAATACAAGGCCGTATTCTCATACGCGGATCCGTGTTTTTTACCCTGTTTGTATGAAACCAGGATCTCGATCGGTGAGTCTGCAGTCAAAGAGCACCAATGTCGTCAAATAACAAGGCCACAGGTCCACATCGTGCCTAATCCGGCTGTTGGGTGCGTCAATATTAATTGCTATTTTATGAAAGAAGGCGAGGATATCGCACTGAGGATCTATAACAATTCTGGCCAGTGTGTTGCTTCAATGCTTGAAAAAGATCATGAAAAGGGGCGGCATACACTTTCGTGGTCCGGTCGTGATGATAATGGCGAGAAATTGCCGCAGGGCGTTTACTTTGTCGAAGTAAGGCAGTCTGAAAGTTATTTGCGCAAGAAGATAATACTGTTAGTACCTTGA
- a CDS encoding FG-GAP-like repeat-containing protein, whose product MKISKYAFLLVVVIFSIADAGNVWIETTTEDFQDGIFNTTLYASHAAGGTVEYVPRYDLNNDGYIDIFSSSSSAISIYWGSGQGYSLSNKISFASDGTGGCEGADLNNDGYPEFIASYGNGDARLVIYWGTPSGYTYTNNFSIPTVTNEALYVSDLNKDGYLDICVATSLNFSTSSIYWGGPNGYSSTNRQDLPSVYGAHNFEASDLNKDGWIDLIIVNNNASYNYIYWGSSNGFSSANRTTLNLPGVSIPHGTTVADFNNDGWLDIVFTAVFSNGAYVFWGSENGYQNYQLLNPGSCYGGSSAVDFNADGFVDIVFFRGRTGNKPVVYWGSASGFSETNKWEFGSYISGSGGFIADLNSDCALDVFVENYEGSSQIFWGPGYTTSFTMPTNGDHHAMFREVGNTYDRQYYEDYCSSIFDAGTIVDWDRAEWDAETPAGSVLTFYVRTGNTATPDGSWSDWCEVRYGTLIPECLNARYLQYRMRLGFSTPACLPNLQEVRIFYCGAGTIAANIRIEPETINLKSQGKFSACITLPAGYNPGDINGSTITCEGAHAVFCEVTPGFLVAKFNVQDLTGVGTGPAVPFNVTGQLYNGTSFYGCDTVRVLDLDLIRIRCTPNPFQDRTAISLTPVSQRPVAVKIFNLLGELVRDLSIEGNRPTENRIVWDRKDNAGRTVPAGVYMLEVQDSGTKVTEKVVIFK is encoded by the coding sequence ATGAAGATAAGTAAATATGCGTTTTTGTTGGTGGTCGTTATTTTCTCGATCGCAGATGCCGGCAATGTCTGGATTGAAACTACAACCGAAGATTTCCAGGATGGGATCTTTAACACCACGTTGTATGCTTCGCACGCTGCCGGCGGCACGGTTGAATATGTACCACGCTATGATCTTAACAATGACGGATACATTGATATCTTTTCAAGCTCGTCATCTGCGATCTCCATTTACTGGGGAAGCGGTCAGGGCTACTCATTGAGCAATAAGATCTCTTTTGCGAGCGACGGCACGGGCGGATGCGAAGGCGCCGATCTGAACAATGACGGCTATCCCGAGTTCATTGCCAGTTACGGCAATGGCGACGCCCGGCTCGTGATATACTGGGGCACGCCGAGCGGTTATACCTATACGAACAACTTCAGTATACCGACCGTGACGAACGAAGCCCTGTATGTATCCGACCTTAATAAGGACGGATACCTTGACATCTGCGTTGCTACTTCGCTCAATTTTTCCACGAGCTCCATTTACTGGGGCGGTCCCAATGGATATTCATCAACGAACCGGCAGGACCTGCCGTCCGTGTACGGGGCGCATAATTTTGAGGCGTCCGATCTGAACAAGGATGGTTGGATCGACCTGATCATCGTGAATAATAATGCTTCTTACAATTATATTTACTGGGGTAGTTCAAATGGGTTTTCATCTGCGAATCGAACAACTCTCAATCTCCCGGGCGTGTCGATACCTCATGGCACGACCGTGGCCGATTTCAACAATGATGGCTGGCTTGATATCGTATTTACCGCCGTCTTTTCTAACGGCGCGTATGTTTTCTGGGGCAGCGAGAACGGCTACCAGAATTACCAGCTGCTGAATCCAGGAAGTTGCTACGGCGGATCATCGGCCGTGGATTTCAACGCGGACGGCTTTGTCGATATCGTCTTTTTCAGAGGCCGGACCGGGAACAAACCGGTCGTCTATTGGGGTTCGGCAAGTGGATTTTCCGAGACGAATAAATGGGAATTTGGGTCATATATAAGCGGATCAGGTGGATTCATAGCGGATCTCAACAGCGATTGCGCGCTGGACGTGTTCGTTGAGAATTATGAAGGCAGCAGCCAGATCTTCTGGGGTCCCGGTTACACCACTTCCTTCACCATGCCCACGAACGGCGATCACCATGCCATGTTCCGCGAAGTCGGCAATACATATGACCGGCAGTACTACGAGGATTATTGTTCCAGCATATTCGACGCCGGGACCATTGTCGATTGGGACCGGGCCGAGTGGGATGCTGAGACTCCAGCGGGTTCAGTCCTGACGTTCTACGTACGGACAGGGAATACCGCAACGCCCGACGGCTCGTGGAGCGATTGGTGTGAGGTAAGATATGGAACATTGATCCCGGAATGCTTGAATGCCAGGTACCTGCAATATCGGATGAGACTCGGATTTTCAACTCCGGCATGTTTGCCGAACCTTCAAGAAGTACGCATTTTCTATTGCGGCGCGGGTACTATTGCCGCCAACATAAGGATCGAACCGGAAACGATCAACCTGAAAAGTCAGGGAAAATTTTCGGCTTGCATCACACTGCCTGCTGGCTATAATCCCGGCGACATAAATGGGTCGACAATTACCTGCGAAGGTGCGCACGCTGTCTTCTGTGAAGTCACTCCTGGATTTCTGGTGGCGAAGTTCAATGTGCAGGATCTGACCGGTGTTGGCACCGGTCCGGCAGTGCCGTTCAACGTGACCGGGCAGCTGTATAACGGGACCTCTTTTTATGGTTGTGATACGGTTCGCGTCCTTGATCTCGATCTGATCCGCATCAGGTGCACGCCCAATCCTTTCCAGGATCGCACAGCGATCAGCCTGACTCCTGTTTCCCAGCGCCCGGTAGCGGTGAAGATCTTCAATCTTCTGGGTGAACTGGTACGCGATCTGTCGATCGAGGGTAACCGACCTACTGAGAACAGGATCGTATGGGATCGCAAGGATAATGCCGGCCGCACCGTGCCAGCTGGTGTGTACATGCTGGAGGTTCAGGATTCAGGAACAAAGGTTACGGAAAAGGTCGTCATATTTAAATAA
- a CDS encoding methyltransferase domain-containing protein: MKKSIKFYNEKYHFEEDFHIGIDNKRIAKYFTDIEFKKNQKYLDIGCGVGWSLKYCINKGTIPFGVDISIRSLELTKRILNFNPYLVLADGQSLPFISESFDLVSALGTLEHFDSPKKGLEEINRVIKKNGQVIIVVPNSYGILNKLGLYKGTEQEQEMMATITEWVRYIQHSGFEIHSIKKDIGPRVLKNKNLFGIIKRFLLKITVFLPTAFAYCFIFSIKKQTDKH; this comes from the coding sequence ATGAAAAAAAGTATTAAGTTTTACAATGAAAAGTATCATTTTGAAGAAGACTTTCATATAGGTATAGATAACAAAAGAATAGCAAAGTATTTTACAGATATAGAATTCAAAAAAAATCAAAAATATCTGGATATAGGATGTGGAGTTGGCTGGTCATTAAAATACTGTATAAATAAAGGCACTATTCCTTTTGGCGTTGACATATCAATCAGATCTCTTGAACTGACGAAAAGAATATTAAATTTTAATCCATATCTGGTTTTAGCCGATGGTCAATCATTACCTTTTATAAGCGAAAGCTTCGATCTAGTGTCAGCCCTAGGAACACTCGAGCACTTCGATTCTCCCAAGAAAGGATTAGAGGAAATAAATCGCGTCATTAAAAAAAATGGGCAGGTAATTATTGTCGTTCCCAATTCCTATGGAATTCTCAACAAACTTGGATTATACAAGGGCACAGAACAGGAACAGGAAATGATGGCTACTATCACCGAGTGGGTTAGATATATTCAGCACAGTGGCTTCGAAATTCACAGCATTAAAAAAGATATCGGGCCTAGAGTTTTAAAGAATAAAAATCTATTTGGAATAATAAAACGCTTTCTACTGAAAATTACAGTTTTTCTACCAACCGCATTTGCATATTGTTTTATTTTTTCGATAAAAAAACAGACCGATAAGCATTAA
- a CDS encoding lysylphosphatidylglycerol synthase domain-containing protein: MSKIIKKTFQILVILTIFIFLIRNLILNWIKIPFKDLHFNPFMLFLSYIFLTIHFIIYVFSWKALLKKLNVIVGFANSFWMIATSQIAKYLPGGIWYAVGRIYLAKKEKLAGENTTISVILETCLIMIAGIVIFFLLLLTKSVNIKINVIYIIIVLLISLVLLHPYLLTVIINIFLKLIKKPTVKFNISYWSLIKLSSFFLSFWIAQILGFYFLICSIYPLPLTMIFAVAVAYILSWTIGFIAIFAPGGLGIREGTMTLYLSTIMPLPVAIAISLISRIWITVFEVIVFFMGLIIQKNTKKRANTE, from the coding sequence ATGAGTAAAATCATAAAAAAAACGTTCCAAATATTGGTTATATTAACAATCTTCATCTTTCTAATCCGCAATTTAATATTAAATTGGATAAAAATACCTTTTAAGGATCTTCATTTTAATCCTTTCATGTTATTTTTGTCTTATATTTTTTTAACAATTCATTTTATTATCTATGTTTTCAGTTGGAAAGCACTTTTGAAAAAATTAAATGTAATCGTAGGTTTTGCTAACTCATTTTGGATGATAGCAACATCGCAAATAGCAAAGTATTTACCCGGCGGCATTTGGTATGCAGTAGGCCGCATCTATTTGGCCAAAAAGGAAAAACTGGCAGGTGAAAATACTACTATCAGCGTGATATTAGAAACCTGTCTGATTATGATAGCCGGTATCGTGATTTTTTTTCTACTATTATTAACCAAATCAGTAAACATAAAAATAAATGTCATTTATATAATTATTGTTCTTCTTATTTCATTGGTTCTACTTCATCCATATTTATTGACAGTAATTATTAATATTTTTCTTAAGCTTATAAAAAAACCAACCGTGAAATTTAATATAAGCTATTGGAGCTTAATTAAGTTGTCATCATTTTTTCTTAGTTTCTGGATAGCTCAAATACTGGGTTTCTATTTTTTAATTTGCTCAATATATCCACTTCCACTGACAATGATATTTGCAGTTGCCGTGGCATATATCTTATCATGGACCATTGGCTTTATTGCAATCTTTGCACCCGGCGGGCTGGGAATCCGGGAAGGTACGATGACCTTGTATTTATCGACCATTATGCCCTTACCGGTTGCGATCGCGATCAGCCTGATCTCCCGGATCTGGATCACTGTGTTCGAAGTCATTGTCTTTTTTATGGGCCTCATAATCCAGAAAAACACGAAGAAAAGAGCAAATACCGAATAA
- a CDS encoding YfhO family protein translates to MIGGSDYLIGGYPFEKWTLGQSEMPLWYPHVFSGYPVLGQPVGGPLAPLAQLRHIVPPQVALTLSFMLMLFAAALGTYHYLKALGISKYAAAFGAIAYQFAGNLASAPMAGHLGRASSIALFPFMLYFIHKALETKKLSYFMIFSLITALAFYEGHFQLTYYALLTIAGYVIYYLIANRKNIRKHELIKVLGYGLCSIVMIAALMAVVWLPVLNSLKLVARGSARGYEYAISWALPPLELIDLMVPTFSGILDNYWGSNAFKLHTEYFGVIVLLMAVMTVILYWRKPYIKFFAFLALASILVSIGGSTPFFKMAYYVIPLFKLTRAPALAFYLAVFSFICISSIGFDNIFQKKELSKRQFLISALSTIIIFILMLLIFTPIGKNIAASREKLFEDNLGRLYQGAAWSLIIIAVCLSLIYAGIRRSFKISISALILIILSLSTQLFIVRKFLPKAPAPEKYYAVDDVSRFIKKDSSIYRVFPCVFPTPYGDVGYAHAKDAYLLYQGIQSAGGYAPNPLQRYQDLIGAGASVMFVPIRLYQYPALIDMLNLKYLIAANLPADMSAYDPGIQRTVQPIKIFLAKYRPVFAGNQYSVYQNDSVLPRAYVVGDFETMEATEVLNRLGSESFDRYSSVVLEEDPGVPHPPAKDRYVAADIKDYTANKVVCETNSPFAGFLVLADNWHPDWKVFVDGQESKLYRANYTFRAVRVEAGKHEVTFAYRSYYFALGSVITLIGIAIILAIFLPRLLWLLVSRSGALLRNRTPQPPP, encoded by the coding sequence ATGATTGGAGGATCGGATTACCTGATCGGCGGATATCCTTTCGAAAAATGGACGCTCGGACAAAGTGAAATGCCCCTGTGGTACCCGCATGTGTTCAGCGGTTATCCAGTGCTGGGACAGCCGGTCGGCGGCCCGCTTGCCCCTCTCGCCCAGCTGCGGCACATAGTTCCGCCGCAGGTTGCCTTAACCCTGAGCTTCATGCTGATGCTCTTCGCCGCCGCACTTGGCACTTACCATTATTTAAAAGCTTTAGGCATATCAAAGTACGCGGCTGCTTTTGGCGCCATCGCCTATCAGTTCGCGGGCAATCTGGCATCCGCCCCTATGGCCGGGCACCTGGGACGCGCCTCGAGCATTGCGCTATTTCCTTTCATGCTGTATTTTATCCACAAGGCTCTGGAGACTAAAAAATTATCTTATTTCATGATATTCAGCCTGATCACGGCATTGGCTTTTTATGAAGGGCATTTTCAGCTCACCTATTATGCTTTACTTACGATAGCGGGCTATGTGATCTATTATCTGATCGCAAATAGAAAAAATATCCGGAAACACGAACTTATAAAGGTTTTGGGATACGGCCTGTGTTCCATCGTAATGATCGCCGCATTAATGGCGGTCGTGTGGTTGCCGGTCTTGAACAGCCTTAAGCTCGTTGCCCGCGGATCAGCTCGGGGCTACGAGTATGCAATAAGCTGGGCCCTGCCGCCGCTGGAACTCATAGACCTGATGGTCCCGACATTTTCAGGCATCCTCGATAATTACTGGGGATCAAATGCCTTCAAGCTGCATACCGAATATTTCGGCGTAATCGTATTGCTGATGGCCGTCATGACCGTCATCCTGTATTGGCGAAAACCATATATCAAATTCTTCGCGTTCTTAGCCCTCGCTTCCATCCTCGTGTCGATCGGCGGGTCAACGCCGTTCTTTAAAATGGCATATTACGTGATCCCCCTGTTCAAATTAACCCGCGCGCCGGCCCTGGCATTTTATCTAGCCGTCTTCAGTTTCATTTGCATCAGCAGCATTGGTTTCGACAATATTTTTCAAAAAAAAGAACTATCCAAACGTCAATTTTTAATATCCGCGCTCTCGACCATCATCATCTTCATACTAATGCTCTTGATCTTTACGCCGATCGGCAAAAATATAGCGGCGTCGAGAGAAAAATTATTTGAAGATAATCTGGGCCGGTTATATCAAGGTGCCGCCTGGTCGCTGATAATTATCGCGGTCTGTCTCTCGTTGATCTACGCGGGCATACGAAGATCCTTCAAGATCAGTATTAGCGCGCTGATTTTGATAATATTAAGCCTTTCTACCCAACTGTTCATTGTCCGGAAATTTTTACCCAAGGCTCCCGCGCCAGAAAAATACTACGCCGTCGATGATGTCTCAAGGTTCATAAAAAAAGACAGTTCGATATACCGCGTGTTCCCCTGTGTTTTTCCAACCCCTTACGGGGACGTAGGATATGCCCACGCCAAGGATGCTTACCTTCTATACCAGGGCATTCAAAGCGCCGGCGGATACGCGCCGAACCCGTTACAGAGATACCAGGATCTTATCGGTGCCGGGGCCAGCGTCATGTTCGTTCCGATCCGTCTTTATCAGTATCCGGCGCTGATCGACATGCTTAATCTCAAATACCTGATCGCGGCGAACCTCCCTGCCGACATGAGCGCATATGATCCAGGTATTCAACGCACGGTCCAGCCAATTAAAATTTTTCTAGCTAAATACCGGCCCGTTTTCGCCGGGAACCAATATTCAGTGTACCAGAACGACAGCGTGCTGCCGCGTGCCTATGTCGTCGGTGATTTTGAAACGATGGAAGCAACCGAAGTGCTGAACCGGCTGGGATCGGAATCGTTCGACCGTTACTCATCGGTCGTGCTCGAAGAAGATCCCGGTGTTCCGCACCCGCCCGCAAAAGACCGCTACGTCGCGGCCGATATCAAGGACTATACAGCTAATAAAGTGGTATGCGAAACGAACAGCCCGTTCGCTGGTTTTCTTGTGCTGGCCGATAACTGGCATCCGGACTGGAAGGTCTTTGTGGACGGTCAGGAAAGCAAGTTATACCGCGCCAATTACACGTTCCGCGCGGTCCGTGTTGAGGCCGGCAAGCACGAAGTTACCTTCGCATATAGATCATATTATTTCGCCCTGGGCAGTGTCATCACGCTTATCGGGATCGCGATCATTCTCGCGATCTTCTTGCCGCGGCTGCTCTGGCTGCTGGTATCACGGAGCGGTGCCTTACTGCGGAACCGTACGCCGCAACCGCCGCCTTAA
- the rocD gene encoding ornithine--oxo-acid transaminase, producing MKKNKIYIKLTDTYSANNYHPLPVVLCRGRGAWVWDVEGKKYLDMLSAYSALNQGHCHPRILRAMTGQAKRITLTSRAFHNDQMGLFLKKLCTLAGYEKALPMNSGAEAVETAIKVARKWGYYRKRIPRDRAEIIVCRNNFHGRTTMIVGFSSEAQYRDGFGPFTRGFKMIPFNDPAALKAAITRNTAAFLMEPIQGEGGVLVPDKGYLKECFAICRRERVLFIADEIQTGLGRTGRLFAFNYEHIRPDIVIIGKALSGGFYPVSAIVCDNAIMNVLKPGDHGSTFGGNPLAAAIGTAALDVIVREKLPERAYTMGNEFMAELRKIKSPVIKEVRGKGLLIGVELTKKARPYCESLMKQGILAKETHDLVVRFAPPLVISKKELAWALPRIKKVLLSHPR from the coding sequence ATGAAAAAAAATAAGATCTACATCAAGTTAACGGACACATACAGCGCCAACAACTACCATCCCCTGCCGGTCGTCCTGTGCCGCGGCCGGGGAGCATGGGTATGGGACGTGGAAGGAAAAAAATATCTTGATATGCTCAGCGCCTATTCGGCGCTGAACCAGGGGCACTGCCATCCCCGCATTCTTCGCGCCATGACCGGCCAGGCAAAGCGCATAACGCTGACATCCCGCGCGTTCCACAATGACCAGATGGGTTTGTTTCTAAAGAAACTATGCACGCTTGCCGGGTACGAAAAAGCGCTGCCCATGAACTCGGGCGCCGAGGCCGTGGAGACCGCGATCAAGGTCGCGCGCAAATGGGGATATTACAGGAAACGGATACCGCGCGACCGGGCCGAGATCATCGTATGCAGAAATAATTTCCATGGACGCACGACCATGATCGTCGGCTTTTCGTCCGAAGCCCAGTACCGTGACGGTTTCGGACCGTTCACGCGGGGCTTTAAGATGATCCCATTTAACGACCCGGCCGCCCTCAAGGCGGCGATCACCAGGAACACGGCCGCTTTTCTAATGGAACCGATCCAGGGCGAAGGCGGCGTGCTGGTACCTGATAAAGGTTATCTAAAGGAATGTTTCGCGATCTGCCGGCGTGAACGCGTGCTGTTCATAGCCGACGAGATCCAGACCGGACTGGGCAGGACGGGCCGGCTCTTTGCCTTCAACTACGAGCATATCCGGCCCGATATCGTCATCATCGGCAAGGCGCTGAGCGGAGGTTTTTATCCGGTTTCCGCCATTGTCTGCGACAACGCCATCATGAACGTTCTCAAACCAGGCGACCACGGTTCGACGTTCGGCGGCAACCCGCTGGCGGCCGCGATCGGAACCGCCGCGCTGGATGTCATCGTCCGTGAAAAGCTGCCGGAACGCGCGTATACGATGGGTAATGAATTCATGGCCGAACTCCGAAAGATCAAAAGCCCGGTCATAAAAGAGGTCCGGGGCAAGGGTTTGCTGATCGGGGTCGAGCTCACGAAGAAAGCGCGCCCTTACTGTGAATCGCTCATGAAACAGGGGATCCTCGCCAAGGAAACCCACGACCTGGTCGTCAGATTCGCGCCGCCTTTGGTCATCAGTAAAAAGGAACTGGCCTGGGCTTTACCCAGGATAAAGAAAGTGTTGTTGTCTCATCCGCGTTAA